DNA from Streptomyces rishiriensis:
GCACGGTGACGGAGAGGTGGAAGCGGCCGTCCTCGACGTGCCAGGACGAGCGGATCGGCCCGTACGGCGAGTGGTGCTCGGCCGCGGCCCGGGTCAGACCCCCGCCGGGGCGGGGCGCCACGGTGAAGCGGCGGTAGCCCGGAGTGTCCTCGTCGGGCCTGATCCCGGCCGTGCAGCGGTGCAGGAAGGAGACGACCGCGCCCTTCGAGTAATGGTTGAGGGAGTCGTGCGGGGCGCCGTCCGCGCCGACGCCGTCCCAGTGCTCCCAGACGGTCGTCGCACCCCGGTCGATCATGTAGAGCCAGGACGGGGCGGTGTCCTGGAGCAGCAGCTCGTAGGCGACGTCCAGGTGTCCGGAGTCGGCGAGCACGGGCAGCAGGTCGGGGGTGGCGAGGAAGCCGGTGCCGAGATGCGTGCCCGCGGCGCGGACGAGTTCCACCAGCCGTTCCGCGGTCCGCGCCCGCAGGCCTTCCGGGACCAGGTCGAAGGCGAGCGCCCGCACGTGGTGGGCCTGGGTGTCCGGGCGCAGCGAGCCGTCGGCCGCGATGAACTCCGTCCGCCAGGCCGCGCGCACCCGCTCGCTCAGTTCCCGGTAGCGGTCGGCGTCCTTCTCGCGGCCGAGGACGCGGGCGATGCGCGCCGCCAGCCGGGTGGAGTGGGCGTAGTACGCGGTGGCGACGTCCGCCTTGTCCAGGGCCGCGTACCCCGCCAGGTCGTCGATGTGCTCACCGGGCACGAGCCACTCGCCCCAGTGGAACCCGGTGTCCCACAGATACCGTTCATGCGGCGCCGGGCGACAGGAGCGCCGGATCCGGTCGGGGTGCCGTTCCTCGCGGGCCGCCCGTTCGACCCGGCCCAGCCAGGCGGTCATGGCCGGCCACAGCTCCTCCAGGATCCCGGGGTCGCCGTAGGCCAGGTACAGCTGCCAGGGGACGATGACCACCGCGTCGCCCCAGCCGGCGGAGCCGTTGAGATGCGCCACCGGCCCCTTGGGCCCCTCGGTGCGGCAGGCCGGCGAGATGTTGGCGACGGTGCCGTCCGGCCACTGGTCGGCGGCGACGTCGCGCAGCCACTTCGCCGAGAAGCCCGACACGTCGTAGAGGAAGGCGGCGGTCGGCACGAACAGCTGCCAGTCCCCGGTCCAGCCCGCGCGTTCGCGGGTGGGGCAGTCCGTGGGGATGTCGCAGACGTTGCCGCGCAGACTCCACCGGGCGGCCTCGTGCAGCCGGACGACCCGTTCGTCGTCGCAGTCGAACCAGCCGGTGCGCCGCAGGTCGGAGTGGACGACCACGCCGCGCAGGTCATCGGCGGTCAGCTCGCCGGGATGGCCCTCGACACGGACGTAGCGGAAGCCGTGCGTGGTGTGCCGCGGTTCGAAGGCCTCACCGGGCCGGCCGGCCGAGACGACCCGGTCGACCTGGCCGGCCGGAAGCGGCTCGGGCAGGAACGGCATGTCCACGCGAAGGTGGTCCGTCGTCACGTCGCCGTCGGGGCCCAGGGACTCGCCGTGCGTGAGGACGAGGCGGGTGCCCGCCGGACCGAGGTCGGTCAGCCGCACCCAGCCGTTGATGTTCTGGCCGAGGTCGAAGACCTGCCGGTCGGGGCGCGGGCGGGTCACGGCGACCGGGGCGAGTTCCTCGACACGCCGCACGGGCGGGGCGGGCGAGGCGACCAGTCCGGCGTGTCCGTGGTCGGCGACCTCCACCGGCGTCCATGCCGAGTCGTCGTACCCCGGCCGGTCCCAGCCGACGGGGGTGCGGCGCAGATCGGTGAACTGGCCCGCGATCAGGTCGGCGGCCACGATCGG
Protein-coding regions in this window:
- a CDS encoding glycoside hydrolase family 78 protein yields the protein MNAAPTCLRADELEEPLGLGDRRPRLSWWLPPGAREQFAYRVGTSTGWDSGRVDCAESTHVPYGGPPPGSGERITWRVKVWTDLGESAWSRETWFETGLLDPADWQARWIEPVASVVPVVPGEPDRPGEPDRPVSAEPDRSGEPGARGGPGAATASTAAGLPPAGQRPASLLRAVFTAGSPVRRARLYATAQGLYEVFLNGERVGDAELTPGFTQYDVRLQVQAYDVTALLREGENALGAVLSDGWFRGQVGVARAHDQWGERVSFLAQLHLEHADGTTSVVTTDRHWRWAPGPIVAADLIAGQFTDLRRTPVGWDRPGYDDSAWTPVEVADHGHAGLVASPAPPVRRVEELAPVAVTRPRPDRQVFDLGQNINGWVRLTDLGPAGTRLVLTHGESLGPDGDVTTDHLRVDMPFLPEPLPAGQVDRVVSAGRPGEAFEPRHTTHGFRYVRVEGHPGELTADDLRGVVVHSDLRRTGWFDCDDERVVRLHEAARWSLRGNVCDIPTDCPTRERAGWTGDWQLFVPTAAFLYDVSGFSAKWLRDVAADQWPDGTVANISPACRTEGPKGPVAHLNGSAGWGDAVVIVPWQLYLAYGDPGILEELWPAMTAWLGRVERAAREERHPDRIRRSCRPAPHERYLWDTGFHWGEWLVPGEHIDDLAGYAALDKADVATAYYAHSTRLAARIARVLGREKDADRYRELSERVRAAWRTEFIAADGSLRPDTQAHHVRALAFDLVPEGLRARTAERLVELVRAAGTHLGTGFLATPDLLPVLADSGHLDVAYELLLQDTAPSWLYMIDRGATTVWEHWDGVGADGAPHDSLNHYSKGAVVSFLHRCTAGIRPDEDTPGYRRFTVAPRPGGGLTRAAAEHHSPYGPIRSSWHVEDGRFHLSVTVPPGTTAQVLLPDGARHHAGSGTHTYGCAAPDAALTPAGATS